From the Solea solea chromosome 7, fSolSol10.1, whole genome shotgun sequence genome, the window gacatttcctgtgtttttgtgactggACTAAAAGTTagtatattattaatatttaacttttatcTAATATCTAAATTTTagattgatattgatattgctGTGGTGCACTGTCGGTTCACTTTACTATAGAGCGTTAAAGCATAATTATGCACACCACACTAGTACCATGTGCTGTTCTGTGATTGGGAATCTGTGCAGTTGCTGAGTTCACACTTGTGACATGTTTTTACCAGGAGCAGCTTGTTGTCGCAGAGCAGTCTTGGTGATTCTCTATAGTCATTGCGAATTCACAGATTGTGGTTGAGTGACAAACTTTCACTAGGAGGAGCTCTGAATTGTGGTCACAGAAAGTGACAAAGGGTTTCAGTTTCTCAGTTTCCTGTCTACAGGTTGACTACTGAACTTATAGAAGTGCTCTCTGTGATTCATGTTAACCCTTTTTTGACATCGTCCAACATCATTCTTCTCTGTATCTCTAGTAAACCAGTGTATTCCTGAATGAGTTTCACTATGactaggtctttttttttttctttcatctttaCGTATTTCACAGAGTGAATGCCGATCACATGCCGATTAGCTGCTACTTGTCAATGTCATTGTGACCGAATTATTAAGCCGATATCTGTGTAGTGTGAACTATGCTCAAGGGCAGTGGTAGCAGTCTTGGTGAAATGGCAATCCTGTCGTCTCATACTAGACCTGAGGTGTTGGCAGCCTGGAACGCTTTGTGACATCCCCCTCCTGTTAACACTGAGTCACTAAGAAGCGAACACAGTGGTGAGATTGCGTGGGTGGGCTGACAAGTAAAGCAAAGCCGCatgaaaagaaaggaagaaataaacattgTCAGATGCTTTATTGTACGAATCCTtctacatatttttttgtttcattcccAAGGCATAGAGCAGAGGGAATTATTGGAGCATTCATCTGAAGCTTAGTCTGGAACAAGCTCCCTCTCACAGGGAGGCTAATGCAAAGATTAGCAGtaatgttttgttgtgaaatgCTCCTAGCTTGTTAAACAATGAGGTAGCAGTGAAGGGTGTTTGCTttaaagcaacagcagcaacatggcTCATTTAGCAATAGCAGCGCAACATAGTCCGAATGAGTGGGACTCTAATTGGTAATGGGCATAAAAATAACAACGATTATACAAAACTGGCATTGCCTAATTTATTAAATTCGAATAAAAGCCACAGAGAAggcatgtctgtctgtcattaCTTTGTTCTAGACTAAGATATCTGCACAACTAAGGATGGATGATCCTAATAAATGGACCAGTGTGTTCAGACAATAGGTaaatcttttgttaagtggtctgagatctgtttttccatttgcagCCATATTTTCGGTGAGATTATGAAGTCTCTTATAAGCCCAAACCATAATTTAAAATGACCTGGTTGAATTGTCTTTTGGCAATCCAGGTCAGGTTAACTTGGTAATAAACTCACACCCAGATAAGTATGTGGTTTTCAAGTAAAGCATTACCATAAACCAAGCTACTGTGGCCTCATCTGTCACCCACTCCTCTCCCAACAAAGCTGTTTGTTCAGGAGGCTGACTGTGGCTGCAGGGTCACCCCAGAGAAAGCCTTCAGCTTTTACTCACcaacagcagaggaaaagcTATTTGCCAGCCCACTGCAGGAGGCATCACTGATGATTTATATGCTACAAAGACAGTCTGATGTGTAGCCAGATGGAAAATCCAACTATTCTTGCTTAAATGAATAGATTTGTACCTCCACTGTGTCTTGTCCTCTGATTGTCTCAGTCATTTATCTTTGTGTAGGCTCTGAATTCTTTACCATCTCTCACATAGTTCCTTTATTTCTTTCTAGAGATCAAAAAGCCTGTCGATTTTAAAGAAACTGCAGTGGTTCCTCTATTTTGACATCTTATGTATGTCCATTCTGAAACTCATTGGGCCTGTCACAACAGTTTATCCAGAAATGTGGAGGGTTTAATACAGTGTTTGATGGAGGAGCTCCCAAATGGAGGTTAACTGAAGCATTTTTGTTAACAAGATGTGAAGAGGTGTGTTGAATCCACTATGGAGGCAGTATTACACAAACTGCGTGGCTGGATGGTATATTTTCTCTAAGATGCCGTTTGGACCTGGTCTAAACATCCATcctaatctgtcaattattttctcgatacATTGAATACTTaattggtccgtaaaatgtcagaaaatgttgaataatgtTGATCAGTATTCTGGaattgatgatgttctcaaatgtcttgctttgtccacaaaccaaccacaattcagttttaatgatgtctttattatatggagcgaagaagccagaaaatattcacatttaagaagctgaaaaatctgaaagcttgtattaattattgaaaagagACTCAagccgatgaatcgattatcaaaataatcccATAATCATTGTGGCCCTAGTCCTGAGTGACCTGATTACATTTAGACAGTAGGGCTGCCTCCGACTATGAATTCAATAGgctcaaaacaaacagaaatacttGAGGAAGAAATATTAGCGCAAATTTACAGCAAATAAACAAGCACACCGACAGTGAAGCTACCACTGCTTCGACACAACAGCTTCATGAGAGTCAGGATCAGAAACACTGATATTTCAGCCTGGTTTCCAGGTTGAGATTAGTCCATCTTTAGTTATTATTAGTAATTGAATGGACTTTTTACTCGAATAACTTTAATCTCCCTGTTTCCTCTTCAGGATCTTttatggcataaacactgatcttgtcaagaccagtagtcatggagaccagaacctggtcctaatgagacagaacctcatttttgatGAACTGATTAATTTCAAGActaaaatttgaattgtggttatgatAAGGTTACgtttagtcattaactggttatggttaaagttagggattATGCTTGTATTTGTAGGTGGTTTAAGGAAGCACGTGGTCACATTCCTGAGCCGACATGAAAGCAATCTGACCTCTGGACGGACTACAGATTGCCTTCTCCTCTGACGCCCTCTGACCCACTGAAGTTTCAGTGTTCTACACTAATTTATTAATATgtctatattatttatataaaggTACATTTGATTCAGTTTTTCTGTTAACTTTGCGAACTGTACTGGATGTGTAATATgaactatgtctttttttctgtcttctgttcCACAATCCAGGTCTCATGGAGCTGGGAACTCGACACCTATTGTGCACCAGGGAGCTTGATCCATGCCTGGTTCCCAGCAAACAACCGTAAACGGTGGGGACCTAAATTATCTCTCAGTTCCTTTTTCCCATCCCACCCCCTAAATTGCCCCCAGGGAAATATTGTCCAGTGCTGTCTATAGCCTGCAGTATGATTGGCAAGCTGAAACAGAATTTGCTGGTGGCCTGTCTGGTCATCAGCTCAATCACAGTATTCTACCTGGGCCGCCATGCCATGGAGTGCCATCATCGCATCGAGGAGCGCAGCCAGTCAGTTGGAATCCTGCCTCTGTCAGCACTGGGAGGCAGCTTGAGGACCACCTTACGGACAGGACAGAATCTCAGCACACCTTTCGTTTACAACAAAGACATGCCACTTATCTTCATCGGTGGTGTGCCGCGAAGTGGAACTACACTGATGCGAGCAATGCTGGATGCCCACCCAGAAGTACGCTGTGGAGAGGAAACCCGTGTCATCCCACGTATCCTGGCCATGAAGCAGATGTGGAGCCGCTCAGGCCGGGAGAAGATGCGCCTGGATGAGGCAGGTGTGACGGATGAGGTGCTGGACGCTGCCATGCAGGCTTTTTTGCTGGAAATCATCGTCAAACATGGTGAGCCTGCCAACTTCCTGTGCAACAAGGACCCTTTTTCCCTGAAGTCACTTGCCTACCTGGCCAAAATCTTTCCCCATGCCAAGTTTGTACTCATGATTCGTGATGGGCGGGCTTCAGTCCACTCCATGATCTCACGGAAGGTGACCATTGCAGGCTTTGATCTTGGCAGCTACCGGGACTGCCTGACAAAGTGGAACCGGGCTATAGAGACCATGTACACTCAGTGCCTGGAGGCAACTGATAAATGCTTACCAGTGCACTATGAACAGTTGGTCCTCCATCCTGAAAAATGGATGAAGACACTACTTAAATTCCTTGACATTCCTTGGAATGATGCTGTTCTCCACCATGAGGAGCTCATTGGGAAAGCTGGAGGAGTGTCCCTCTCCAAGTAAGTAATGCTGACTTCTCCATTTCCTCTTTCCTGTTACTGTAGTAGTTTTGAGAGTAAAACTTCACTCTGGCCATTGTAAATGTCTTGCTTCATATCTTTGGAAGAAATCTTTCTACTTTGGTTCATCTAGACGGAGCTCTTTGATTTCGGTGTAATTACAACATAGGCCTGTGTGATGCCTTTCAGGGTTAGATTTTCTCTTCAAACTCTGTTTTTAAGGTGAAGTGGCTCCATCAGTGTTGAGTATATAACCTTGTAATATGAGGGTCAATGTACTCATGTCAGTTTCCCCACTATGTTTAAACTGAGTTTAGGGTCTATTTAGTTGCCTCCCGTACCCTTAGTAACGACCTGTGACAACACACTGAACCACCATCTGTCACTGTGGCATCCTGTGATTTTAGACACTTTTGGAATGCAGTTTCTGAAAAGTGATCTGTAGTGTTTGGGGTCCTCCCTGGATTTTACAGTGACTAGTCCAAATAGTTTTTTcactcaaaaacaaagaaacagtgctcacctctttttttctagtgaaggtttttttttataatattacagtGGTGATGCCATTGAGACTGTACAATATGagcagaaatataaaataactaaaaattgagttttgctCTTGAGTGAAACCAGTTAAttgtgggttgttgttgttgttgttgatttttttatttctttatggacagaaaacaacaaacacttgttaaacagagaaacatttttagggaaaacacattcacagaaatgtctcaaaatgtgtttgcacagtgcattagcattatatcaatatataatgatgtaaaaaagaATGTACCTACCAAGCAAACAAAGaatatgtatagtatataatttaaataaagtatttctcTGACTTTATCTTTAATCCACTATTTAAATTTTATGAAAATGCCTGTGATTCTGAAACTAGACAAGTCAAGGCAGTGTCATCCTAGTTTAACGTTTCCATTTTGACCCCGATAATTACACAGCATTCTCTTTTACTATATGCATTCTCTACACTTCCAGGTTCATTAAATATGCCACTGCAGTGTTGATggaataaatatgaaatatccACAAGGCTCACAAGCCCCACAAGGTAAGTTGGGCCTACCATATATCACATTCCCAGTGCAACAGAAATGAGCTTGGACAAGCCTACTCAGCCTTTAACTACTTAGCCTGGAGGGGAGAGAAAGTATAGATTGGCTATTATCCTGAAGAGAAATGACATGTTGGTAAGCAGTGTGTCAAGCTGAAGGGAATAATCACTCTTCATATAATCTCACTTACTGAAGGCTTTAAAATGCATGAAATAATTCTTCCCTATGTTTTCACATAGCCTTGAGACAGTCCATCATTAAATTTCATTTGGAAATGAAACACCCTGCCCTTAAACACAGTGAGGAATTTACTCATTAGTGACTGAACAACACGTGAGATTATGTTTGCAATACTCAACTGTAAGTAGCTTCTGCTAATGGCCGTGCCTGGTGTCAAACTTGTTTTAGTTTCAGTGATTTGAATGGGTGGTCTCTGGAAGTTGTTGAGGAAACGCTGAAGGGGTGCAACCCTACTCCTTGCTCTCTGTCTAACCCCCTCTGTTAGCCCCCTCTTCCTGCCACGTTGATCCAGAACACTCCATTGCCTCTGGAGATGATTTAagccattatttttttttttacatttttagccTCCATTGAGTAGTTTTCTCTCTAAATGCCTTTTGGCTTCGCTGCACACTCGATGAACACATCCCATTTgcaatggagaaaaaaaagagattgaaATTAGTTCCTTCTGTTTTCCTTCTAGTGTTTAATGACTTCGATTTGAAGAACAAAGAGGCAGTGGAGATGAGGTCATAATTACGTTGggcttgttttatttaatataatggTAGGGGTGGAATTGTACTACTGTGGCGTTAATCTATATAATAATGGTAGTGAAAATTCATTCAAGTATAAAATTAGCTGTAGAAGTAGAATTTCCAAGGAGTAAGTAAGGGCTTAAAGGGTTCCAGTAAATGACAGTATGTTAGGTTCTGTCTCAAGGCTTCTTCTATAAAGGTGCAATGCAGGTACTGCAGTTTTTACCTTTAGGAACTTTTATTGAATGTCAACTTTTCTGTTTGACTGCTGCCTCTGCGGGAGGAACTGAGATTGTTTAATTTCTATGCTCTGAATTAAAGGTaggcccctttcttcagacttccgtCCGAAGCTATACCTTCAGTACAGCAACGCTAAATGAACACGGATTCACTGTgcagcatcggtaactttcGGTACTTTTCACCTAGGAGTGCACTGATCCGATATTTGTATCGGCATCGGTCctgatattgaagaaaattctAGATGGCAATGGGCTGAACCGATCTAATCAGTCTAATTATAAGCTGTGCACTGTGAGTGAAGTCATACGCAAGCAACACGCCGCACAGAAGCCCACAATATGGAGCGAGCTAcaactgaaacaattaatctatgaatcgattattaatcgattactaaattaatcgacaagtattttgataatcgattaatcggtttgaagcttttttcatgtttaaaacaagatttctgatttgtttaagcttcttaaatgtgagtatttttttcatttctttgctctggataacaaagaaattattaaaagttaaccattttggtttgtggacaaaacaagacattcgagaacatcattatATCCATGTCTGACGAACACCGATCTTTTATTATCTTCTGatcttttatggaccaaaagattaatcgagaaaataattcacagattaatcgattatgaaaataatcgttagttgcagctctagagtGAGTGAAAGGATCAATTATCTGGAACTTTTTCACACTACCTCAGCTGACAAACTCGACGGCTACTTGCAATACTGAAGGGCGGTTGTAAAACGCACCTACAGAAATTTCACGCCAGAGAGCATGCAGAGTTCATTGAGCTGAATAAACAAAAAGGAGGCGGTATCAAGCAGCTAACTTTGAAGGAGATGAAGGAAAGAGGTGAAAAAATTCCACTTAATAGTGTGCAGGCAACAAAAATCACTGAGAGGATTCTGAACTTCATTGTAACGACATGGTAAGCCGAAAATATTTAAGATGGCTCTACCTGAACTGCATGGTAAAGTGTACAATCACATATTAGAGAAGATAAAAGCTGTCAAAGCTCTGAGTTTCACTACAGATATCTGGAGCTCTGACATTTCCcctgtgtcactttaaatttaACAGCACGCTGGCTGGATGAGAGTTAATGAATGACTCACTAATTGCACAGACTGAACCATTTCAAAGAGGTTTTGTGCCTGTCTCTTTTTACATGTTTGACCAAGCTAGAGAAGCTATTGGTTTATTCGGGTGCTTTTGTGTTGcatgttaaaatcatttttgtacTAAACCATTAACAAAGAActgactgtttattttgaatgtctATCAAGCTTGTGAAGCTATTGGTTTATTTAAGATTGCTGTACTGGTGCACTGGTAACACTTTCTCAATCACACATCTATACACTATCTGCATAGCCACCagtagggatgtaacgattaccggtatgacgataaaccgcggtaaaattcccgaccgttatcataccgtttcaaattttaattattgttaaaaccgtgattgattaccgcaactgattaccgaaaaactcacagtgatactgctcatttcctggagaagcagcagcagcacctgaacggcactcgctcaagcgggcgcgcatgcgcagtttgcactgtctgtccagcgacaacacggctgaagccatctgcgctccagagattacccccccgtaagatcagaagtctgggcatattttgtatttttaaaggatgttgagggtaaaataattgaagacaatcaatccttgtgcagaaaatgcaaaataaaaatctccgcgaagccacttccaatatgatgagccatctccgtgaccaccacacacaacttttcagcgggtaagtcaacaaaaacgggatttcggaatagtgggaaacgtcatggtttgtctcgcaaagcgagtagtgtgcagacgacacataccgtagcagaccaaaatgtgtttgtttctgtgtttttttatttaatttttatgctgtgtacgaccgctgctacttaattattatccgacacagagtgaggacctgtgtgtgtgtgtgtgtgtcagtcagtcagatgataattattattaataataataataataataataataataataataataataatgataataataataataatcatataatataaaatatctttttttaaataaaacttggttaaaagatttcagtgtgtgtgttcagtacttttggaacattttgaacacatctaacaataccgtgataatattgataaccgtgataattttggtcacaataaccgtgatatgaaattttcatatcgttacatctctagcCACCAGTAACAATTTGTTCAGTCTTGCCCAATGATGACCCTTGACCTGATTAGTGTGACCCTCTCTACCTTTTGAGTTACAGCCACCACTGTAACTCACACTAACTCAACTTAATCAACCCTCTGTTCTGTTTATGGAGTATGATATGTGTCAGAGTGAGTGTCAATTAGTTTTGTAAATCAGCAGTTACTGACTGGATAGACAACACAGATGTAGCTCATTTCAAAATATGcagctagagctgcaactaacgattattttcataatcgattaatccgtcgattattttctcgattaatcgattaatcgtttggtccataaaatatcagaaaaccataaaaaatgtttatcggtgttcgtcaaacctggaaatgatgattttctcaaatgtcttgttttgtccacaaaccaaaattattgacttttaatgattaatttgttatccagagcaaagaaattaagaaaatattcatatttaagaagcttaaacaatcagaaatcttgttttaatcatgaaaaaagcttcaaaccgattaatcgattatcaaaatagttgttgattaattttgtaatcgattaatcgtttcagctctatatgCAGCCCAGAAGCCCATGGTGCAGCTGCAACTGTATGTAGAAGTGCCATCTGCAGGAAG encodes:
- the tpst1 gene encoding protein-tyrosine sulfotransferase 1 isoform X1, translated to MIGKLKQNLLVACLVISSITVFYLGRHAMECHHRIEERSQSVGILPLSALGGSLRTTLRTGQNLSTPFVYNKDMPLIFIGGVPRSGTTLMRAMLDAHPEVRCGEETRVIPRILAMKQMWSRSGREKMRLDEAGVTDEVLDAAMQAFLLEIIVKHGEPANFLCNKDPFSLKSLAYLAKIFPHAKFVLMIRDGRASVHSMISRKVTIAGFDLGSYRDCLTKWNRAIETMYTQCLEATDKCLPVHYEQLVLHPEKWMKTLLKFLDIPWNDAVLHHEELIGKAGGVSLSKVERSTDQVIKPVNVEALSKWVGKIPADVVRDMAVIAPMLSRLGYDPHANPPNYGRPDAKVLDNTRRVFKGEFQLPDFLKEQPQIQKSAERSNPS
- the tpst1 gene encoding protein-tyrosine sulfotransferase 1 isoform X2, producing MIGKLKQNLLVACLVISSITVFYLGRHAMECHHRIEERSQSVGILPLSALGGSLRTTLRTGQNLSTPFVYNKDMPLIFIGGVPRSGTTLMRAMLDAHPEVRCGEETRVIPRILAMKQMWSRSGREKMRLDEAGVTDEVLDAAMQAFLLEIIVKHGEPANFLCNKDPFSLKSLAYLAKIFPHAKFVLMIRDGRASVHSMISRKVTIAGFDLGSYRDCLTKWNRAIETMYTQCLEATDKCLPVHYEQLVLHPEKWMKTLLKFLDIPWNDAVLHHEELIGKAGGVSLSKVERSTDQVIKPVNVEALSKWVGKIPADVVRDMAVIAPMLSRLGYDPHANPPNYGRPDAKVLDNTRRIQKSAERSNPS